From the genome of Liolophura sinensis isolate JHLJ2023 chromosome 5, CUHK_Ljap_v2, whole genome shotgun sequence:
TTTGGTTTGGATTTCCTTTACTTGTTttgtaaactgtacaaaagTTTATAATATCAGACAGATACATGCTGATACAAAAATGTTATCTAGtcaaaacattaattttaacTCAGATTTTTACATGCGTAAGTGCTGCacgaattttacatttttttttgcaggctATCATCATTGTCTCTACAGTGGCATTTGTCCAGGTAAattgattttacatgtatcttacttTAGTTTGATGTTGAAGTTTTGCCTGCAGTCtttttgtacatgcattacattGACTTTTCATTAAAATGTATAATCTTATTTCATGAGTAGAATGAATCTATGGTGTTTTATCTGTCgtaatgtgtaaatatatgcaaatatgtTAGATGGATTTTCAATGTATGCAACAAAATTTggtagatttttttctttttgtcaggAATACAGATCTGAGAAATCTTTAGAAGCTCTCACAAAGCTGGTGCCTCCAAAATGTCACTGGTAAGTTATTCTGATTATGCAGTAATGAAAAGTTTTGACAAAGTTTGAGCCTGTAAAATTTCCAAATGTTGGAAGATATTTCCAAACCTTCCTCAGGATTCTAAAGTCTTTTATTACACAACacagtattcatgtatgttctacatgtgtatgtacctgTAGACTAGTTGTGGAATATGTTGTTTTACAGTTTACGCCAGGGTAATGTGGAGACATTTCTGGCACGAGAGCTAGTGCCGGGGGATATCGTGTATCTGGCTACTGGAGACAGAGTGCCAGCTGATATCAGATTGATTGAGGTGAGGGCAAAGGTCAAGGTTACTCATACATGAGGGTGTTGTTTGCtgattttttgcatttttgtcctTTTTGTTTGTCTATTGGCACTTCTTGACAGATTCAGTGAAAATTATTGTGCATTTGCCTGCCTTAAGAATccagattttaaaaaactgaaataacaaaaatcatTGGCCAAGAAGACTGATGACATATTTGTCAGAACCAGAAACCCACTCACCTTTGCATTGTTGGGCTGTAGACTCAAATCCAACTGTTGTTGGGTTGTCTTAGGTGGTTTTCTTGTGCTCAGTCTTGTTTCCTACACCAGTGAACCTAATGTttatcataaaagtgaaatattcttgacagtagtgtaaaacacaaatcagatacaGTACTGTTGTGATTAACCTGTTTTCATACTGCAAACTAAATCAGATGattttctgtgacatttatatTCCAAGGCTGTGGATTTAGCAGTGGATGAATCCAGTTTCACAGGAGAAACTCAGCCCGTTACCAAGACAACGGCGCCTGTGTGGAATGGCCACAAACAAGGAAATGGCATCGCACAGAGGAATTGTGTGGCTTTCATGGGCACCCTGGTTCGATGTGGGAGGGGAAAGGTGTGTACACAGTACAGATTACTCCTGTggcatatatatacacgcacTGCTGGGAGTGGGTCATAGTCTGCTGGTTGCCTTTCAATGCTTGGCAAATCTCTGCGCAGATTCCTCCACTTTCGCTACTTGTTGGGCcttggtgtttgttgttttccaccaacatggtgtaCCTATCTGTACATCATgtgtaggaaagtttgtcagtaacttgccaaaggtcagtggttttccctGGGCACTCCACTTTGCTCCATCCATAAAGCTGATTGCCATGGGATAAGTGAAAAATCGctgaatatggcattaaacaataatcgaataaagaaatgaagaaatatacaCCTGCTGTTTGTACACATAGGGTGCAAGAGATTTTCAATCACCCAGAAACATTGCGAAGTACAAGGCAATTAGTTAACATTTTAagataaaatgatttgttaatATGGGGCTAcctaatatacatatacttggAGGTACTGTCATACTATGTCATTctataaataatgttttgttgcTGCTGTCATTGTTTGCACAGGGCATTGTCATAGGCATTGGGGAGAACTCAGAGTTCGGAGAAGTTTTCAAGATGATGCAGGGACAGGAGGTAAGACTAGATAGAAGAAAcagggaaagtttgtcagtagcttgtcAGTAGATTTACTCTGggcatgctggtttcctccacctgaaGAAACGTTTTTTCTCTATATTAttcgatatttttttttttttttgatttttttttgattggtgttttacgccgtactcaagaatatttcacttatacgacggcggccagcattatggtgggtggaaaccgggcagagcccgggggaaacccacgaccatccgcaggttgctggcagaccttcccacgtacggccggagaggaaggcagcatgagctggtcttgaactcacagcgaccgcattggtgagaggcttctgggtcattacgctgcgctagcgcgctaaccgactgagccatggaggcccctatatTATTCGAGATAAGAGCtgtttaaaggatacatgaaatgcccaccttgcccacactgtagcgaTACGGTTCACCGGGCTCGGGGCACTTCTGGGGTGATCAccgagttccgagcaagatcagtgatgacgtaatttctgaaaaaatccaacctttgatggaaaatatgcataatatggaggggtaattaacaggtatgaAAATTCTGGGGCATAATTTTTATCATGTGGCATAGAAACATACACCTTTGTTTTATAGttaatttttatgtattctttaacCACACAAGGCATATAGgggacagttttgtttttacatgtgcTTGTACTCTAGTCTACAAACATGGTGCAAGTATATTTCCCAGACGACAGGATTTCTGTTTTTACAGGCAAGCCAACACTAATTAAGCAAGAAATAGAATAAAAGCAACACCgaaaatccaccttttcattttgtctgatcttgatttttttatgattatCTTGTGTTTCAAGGCTGTCCAATCATGTAATTATGGTTTCAGCAGTGAAATTTGCCAAGACAGCCtcaagttttatatttatactcTCCTTCAATCTTGAAAAAGACTTGTTCTACCCATAAAACAATTAAGGCTAATGTGTCCTAGTCTCCAGAAGTGAAAAGTATTTACAAACTGTTGTCATGTACTTTTGTTTCTAGGCCCCCAAGACCCCTCTTCAGATCAGCATGGACACTCTGGGCAAGCAGCTCTCCTTTTACTCGTTCTGTATCATCGGTGTCATTATGCTGCTAGGCTGGATACAGGGCAGGAAAATCCTCGACATGTTCACAATAGGAGTCAGGTAGGGATTTGTCGGGAGTGTTTATAATACTAAACTTTGTCTCACGTTAATTAAGCATTGTTCTCATTGCGATCGATCAACCTCTAACCAAGGAGATTGCAGATTCAAATCCACAGCTGGTTCTATTCAGCTTTAAGTCAAAAGACTTGTCAGATACAAGGCAAAGGTCGGAGGTTTTATTATAATACTCTTTGAGAATTCAGTTCCTACCATCTTTGACCCCAGAATTCTGAGTACCAAATTATACTTcagttaaattaataaatgaaacaaattccaATATTCTACTTGTGTATTCATGCTTGTGTAACTTCTCAAATTCATTCAGTTCGAAACATTGCAGTTGCTTGCTAATGTCGTATTGTTACTTGCACATTCTTGACGCTAATACCGATATATAATCATTTAGTTGTATCAGTAAATCTGTCTCTaaggtgattttttttactcttaaatacatttatgtccTCATTAAAAAGTATGTCATAAAATTTGAAGTTGGTTAAAGCTACTTGGTTGCTGAAGTTAGGTGAAAACAGTTTCTCCATGAAAGGCTTGATCATGTTGGTGGATGTCATGCTTAAGTAACATACTGGTAACATTTAGGGGAGCTGTGGACAGACTGACACATGTTTCTTGGCTCTGATTGGTTACAGTCTGGCAGTAGCAGCAATCCCAGAAGGCCTCCCTATCGTTGTCACGGTAACCCTTGCTCTGGGAGTCATGAGGATGGCCAAAAGGAAAGCCATTGTGAAGAAACTTCCCATTGTGGAGACTTTAGGTATGACAGTTGATCTCATACATGTGCGTGAATAAACCAAGCAGTTCTGCTGAAGAGATTAATGCAGGTCATGACTGGTGTTACAGGGCTAAGTACAAGGAGATTTTTATACCATTTAGAGTTGCTGTAAGAAGGTCCAAATTATGGAGAAAATTGCCTAATACATTAAATTGTTGAGTGAAAATATTGCCTATATCCGTTTGTACTGAGTAAACAAATTTATGTGTAATTTTGACACtataatttgatttataaatcattaatttcaagtttcttaatatgtaaaaatattttagtcCAAATCAACCTTCTAAACTGGTGCCCAAAttagttggtagagcatctaTATGTACTTCGGGGGTGGCAgtcccagggtcaatcctgggtggggTCAcccctaagaccttaaaaaagagaaagttgtaccttcctcgcttggcgttcggcattaaggggatagtgcagcaaCTGGTTGACCCACATCAGTACAACGGCTAGGGtaagcggcttacttgcctttggtacgtcgtctcagtgaagcagcactagataaaagagcagtggaaatctgtcctgcaacaagggggcacattacatacactctaaggactccttcgtcgtcatatgactgaaaaattattaagtgcgATTTTAAATGCCAAGggctcactcactcagtcataCGTGTGTTCTGActaaattatctccctttgtttggCTGTTAAAAGAGCGGTCACTTTGCTGAAATGATTCGTCACATCAATACGTCGATTCTTCTGCGCTGAATTGATGGGCTTCTTGCGGTTAAATCTGTATCATGGTGATAGAATATGGGAATATATGGTGTCACTAACCATTATATATGTCCATATCCTCTCACCCagtaacaatgtacatgtaaccaataAAGGATACAGTGTATACTTTAAATTTTCAGATTGGCTATAATATTTATTGTGTTTACAGGTTGTGTGAATGTGATCTGTTCAGACAAGACTGGAACTCTGACCAAAAATGAAATGACCATCACTCAGATGTATACAGCAGATGGTAAATATGCTGAGGTAAAACATGCAGGCATTGTGTCTGGCCTTTCAACACTATTAGTTACAGAGGAtttctttcacaatacaatGTTGTTTATTTGGTTACCAAGGTTCAAGCTGAGCTAACTCGAAGTGAAGCCAAAACTGAAGACTTCATCTCCGGGTTGGaggtttccactgggctgtgcccagtttcctcccaccattatgctggctgccgttgtataagtgaaatatttttgagtaaaacaccagtcagataaggaaataaataaatcaaaactgaacTTATTTTTAGGCTACACATAAAGAATGTAGTAAGAccattattcatgaataatgtgATATATTCTGCCAGGTGTCAGGAGTGGGATATAACGGGGAtggtcatgtgacctgtgaTAACGAGGAGGTCAGGGAGCAGAGTCACCCAGGCTTTACCAAGCTCCTCGAGGTAAGGAACTCCTCCCTTCTGTATGTACAGCAAAGAGGTAGGAGAGGGATGGTGTAAGTGTATAGACTCAAAAGAGTATGCTTCTAATGTCAGTTGTCAATAAGCAGCATAAGCCTGGATTGGCCTATATATGAGAAATTAAATCAATACAACAAGTTGCATGTTTTTCACCCTTGAATACTGAACAATGCATTAGACTGTAGGAAGGGGATATTTTGGAATTGGATACTTAACATGAAAGGAGATATGTCAACTATTGGTGGGCTGAGCATTGGTATAATGTGACTCTGTGTAGGTTGGTGTTCATGTTCTGAACCCATGATTGGGTCAGGGTGACTCTGTTAGggtttaaatgaaaatgttcTTTTAGTTAACTGAAGGCTAATTTCCCCTATGAATTTGTGAACCTGTCTACATGATAGACAGCATAGAACACGCATACCTATAGCAGACAAGAAAATCCATGTTTGGACAGGTGTAGATTTTGTTGATTATGTATTAAGATATACATTTGATGTTATTGTCTCTATAATTATGACTCTGATGATATCTCTAATTTCTTTGAGAACAGATAGGCTGTGTGTGTAATAATGCTGATATCAGGGATGGTGTTTTGCGGGGACAGCCAACAGAGGGGTCATTTATTGCTGCGGCATGGAAGGTAAAATCTTTATTATTAGAGGACATTTCCTACCACAGATTCCCcacccacacccccacccacacccccacccaTGGGTGTGGAAAAGTAGCTCGGCAGATAGCATTTAAATTGACATGATGTAACAGAAATACTGCTTAAGTGGAGTGAAGCTATAAACcattcattcaaacatttcaaaaattcCCTTGAATAAAGTTTCGTCTTtgaaacacagaatatgtaAGCGCATGCTTCCGGGCTTTCCTGATCTTAACCACTTGTGGATACCTCAGTTGTAGACCAagtcagtggcctaatggttagagtgtgtgttcacacacctaatgactcctcgttgtcataattaaaactgaaaaattgttaagtacgacattaaaccctaagcatacgtacatacatacacttcaACTGTTACCACATACACCATGTACACCTACAATTTAAGATGACTGctgtgttaaatacatgtacatgtagcagagtgAACGGCTTTTTCtggtatttgtaaaatttttacatgtattttacatatgatGTGCTGCAATGTCCTGAAGACCTCCACTGTGACACTATTGCTCTTTTCCTCTAGCGTTGTTTTTCAATATTCATGATTCTGATGTGATTATTATTGCAGATGAACCTGTATAATATAACCCAGAGGTATACCAGACTACAGGAGTGGCCGTTCAACTCCGATACCAAGTATATGGCAGTTAAGTGTATGGACAGATTCAGTCAGGTACGCCTCATTCTCTGGTGGAGGTCActgaattatatatattgtattacgAATTAACAAACCAACCGTTCCCATCTGGCTTGGTGGCTCAGGTGGTAGGGCAGTGGAGGTAGACACACTAAGTTGTGAGTCTGAAGTCTCACTCAAGCCAGAGCATGTATTTTCACTGGTCTTGAGATAGTTATTTCAGTGTGAGGAATTCAGTATGTACTGATgatttattaaaaacaaactgaCAACAAGTATTGTATACATTTTGTACTCAGCTGGTTGATGTAGaggacatatacatgtgcatgtagctcAGTCAAATGTGTAACAAATTAATTGTCTTCATTTTGACCCTATAAGCCTAGTTTAAGTCCACCAGTCCTTTCAGATCTCTAATTTACAGTCCACTTCGTTcgctttcagttttattttattctgatGGATGATCCAAATTGAATTTCCTGGTCCTTAATTTGAGTGTATTTTTGCAGACATGGTTGAGGTTCTAAAATCTGTCTTTGTAAGATTTTTGCCAGTGACAGCCTCATCTTTTctgttggttggtgttttagtCCATACTTGAGGCTTTCGTATGGAAGTGGTCAGGTTAGATAGTTCAAGTCACCTTCCAGGAGAACTCATACATTTCAGTCAGTGCTGGCTCCAGTGTtatttgaaagtgaaagtgaaaccacAAGTGAGCTAGGAGAATTTtcttgtgtacatatgtgtttgCTGTTTCAGGTAAAGGAGGAGGTGTATTTTGTGAAGGGTGCCCTGGAGGTAGTGCTGTCCATGTGTACCAGGTATTACGACAATGGGCTGGCGGTGCCGCTGGAAGTTAGACAGAGGAAAGCTTACCTGTCCGCAGAATCTCAGATGGGTGTGGCTGGGCTCAGAGGTAAACTATTGTGTAAACTTTTTCATGTCTAGGTTGTTGTacgtacatacaatgtatattttgagtttttgtgaatttttgtatattttgtatttatgacATGTTACACATTACTTTGACATGACATACAGAAGGTGTCACCTGTGTGTTTTCAGTGCTGGGACTGGCGTATGGCCCACAGCTGACAGACCTGGTGTTTGTGGGCATGGTGGGGATCATTGACCCGCCCCGCCCCGGGGTCAGGGAAGCAGTGAGAGAGCTCATCACTGGTGGGGTCTCTATCAAGATGCTGACTGGGGACTCTGAGGAGACGGCAAAGGCTATAGGTATGGACAACAATGGCTTCATATGATATGTATCTGACGACATAACAACAGCATCCCCTGTGATAACTTTATAGTTTCCTCACCAAATATGACTCAATGTGCTcatatatcagatgaaacaTTCTTCATGATGTCATGAAACACTACTTATTAAAGGGAACAAAAATAAACCCCTTCTTACGGAGATAACAAGGCTCAGATGTGTCTCTGTCATATGATACAGTATGTGTTATCACTATTGTGTGTCTGTCATATAATACAGTATGTGTTATCACTATTGTGTCTCTGTCATGATACATTATGTGTTATCACTATTGTGTCTCTGTCATATGATAGAGTATGTGTTATCACTTTCGTGTCTGTCATCTGATACAGTATGTGTTATCACTATTGTGTCTGTGCTCTGATACAGTATGTGTTATCACTGTTGTGTCTGTGATATGATACCGTATATGTTATCACTGTTGTGTCTCTGTCATGATACAGTATGTGTTATCACAAACGTGTCTCTGTCGTATGATACAGCATGTGTTATCACTATTGTATTTCTCTCATATGATACAGTATGTGTTATCACAAATGTGTCTGTCATATGATACTGTATGTTATCACAAATGTGTCTCTGTCATGATACAGTGTGTTATCACAAATGTGTCTGTCATATGATACAGTATGTGTTATCACTATTGTGTCTCTGTCATGATACAGTGTGTTATCACCAATGTGTCTGTCATATAATACAGTATGTGTTGTCATAAATGTGTCTGTCATATGATACAGTATGTGTTATCACTATTGCATCTCTGTCATATGATACAGTATGTGTTATCACTATTGTGTCTCTGTCATATGATACAGTATGTGTTATCACTATTGTGTTTCTGTCATATGATACAGTATGTGTTATCACTATTGTGTTATGTTTGGATTTggtaagaatacatgtacattcagtggATACATATACTTTATCAGAGCTCCAGATCAGTTTTGTTCTATGTTTATTGTTATAACTAATGTGATAACTAATGATGATGTATCTCTTTGTTACTGGTTTTGATTTACCTGTGTGGACACCAGCACACCCCATGTCTAACACCTGGTATTACCTGTGATTTGTTCCCAGGGTCCCGGCTAGGTCTTTACTCTGTAGGTGGCCACACCCTGAATGGAGACCAGGTAGATAACATGGACATCACTCAGCTTCAGCGGGTCATCAGCAGTGTCTCCGTCTTCTACAGGACTAGTCCCAGGCATAAACACAAAATTGTCAAGGTGAGTCCCAGACATGAACTTAAAATTGTCAAGGGGAGTCCCAGGCATAAACATAAAATTGTCAAGGTGATTCCCAGACATGAAAACTGTCAAGGCAAGTCCGAGGCATAATTACAACGCTGTTAATGTATTATTAGTTTGTGTGCTATGAGTATTGTGATTTCCTGTTACAGGCATTACAAAGCAATGGTCAGATAGTAGGGATGACGGGGGACGGTGTGAATGATGCTGTGGCCCTGAGAAGTGCTGACATCGGCATCTCCATGGGCAGATCAGGCACAGATGTGTCCAAGGAGGCTGCAGATGTCATTCTGGTGGACGATGAGTTCTCCATTATCATGTGAGTATGGCAAACTCTCTATTATCATGTGAGTATGGCAAACTCTCTATTATCATGTGAGTATGGCAGACTCTCTATTATCATGTGAGTATGGCAAACTCTCTATTATCATGTGAGTATGGCAAACTCTCTATTATCATGTGAGTATGGCAAACTCTCTGTTATCATGTGAGTGTGGCAAACTCTCTATTATCATGTGAGTATGGCAAACTCTGTTATCACATGAGTATGGCAAACTCTCTGTTATCATGTGAGTATGGCAAACTCTCTGTTATCATGTGAGTATGGCAAACTCTGTTATCACATGAGTATGGCAAACTCTCTGTTATCATGTGAGTATGGCAAACTCTCTGTTATCATGTGAGTATGGCAAACTCTCATCCTGGGCTTTCCAAATAAGTTTAATATTATAGGAGTTTGATGAGTGATATCACCTGAGTCCAGGTTATTAAGCTAACATTCATGTCTCTGTAACTACATGTTTTATCACTAAACTTGATAAGTACATTTCTTCTCATTTGCTTTTACAGGTCTGCCATTGAAGAAGGCAAAGCAATATTTTACAACATCAGAAATTTTGTGAGGTTTCAGCTGAGCACGTGAGTGAACTGTATATACcgctacatgtagctctatcAAGATGGTATTTTGTATTTACACATACTAGTACATGTGGAGAATGTAAGGTATGTAATTATGTCAGTTCCCTGCCCCCCTCCCCAATATTGTAAACTTAAAACATGTTAgctgttgtacatacatgcacagctGTACAGAAAGTTTTGTGCAAAGTTTTTGTACTAGTACAGAATTGCTGCATAATTTCAGACAGTTAAATGATTGTTTTTTGCTTTATaataattccatttttttttttatatacaataatataaatGGAATCTAATACATTTCAGACCATTCAATCATAATGGATGACACTTGATCAATCTGATGACTTAACTGGCTGTCACCTCTGAGAAGAGCATTGTGCTGACTGATGTTTGTACTGGTATGTTTTGTGTAGGAGTATAGCTGCCCTGTCTCTGATCACGCTGTCTACTCTCATGAGGCTGCCCAACCCCCTCAATGCCATGCAGATCCTGTGGATTAACATCATCATGGACGGGCCCCCTGCCCAGAGGTTAGTGAATGCCCTGaccctgtgtacatgtatggctatATATGAACAAGAACTTCAGAAACGTATGTGAGACTATACATGTTGGCCAAGGCAGTATGTGAGCCCAGAATGTGACTATGCGCATGTTATCCTGTgctcggttgttcaaaactgacTTAAACACCCTGACTAACCTTTTCAAACACCTTaccaaccaatattttgaaacaatatTCTGAGATCTATGGGCTGTGGAAAAATAATGTGCACaaatttatgaagcttgcatcttacgtgacacaaacaaaccatttttagTGTGATTTTCAAAATTAACAGCATggataaattccactgaaaaaaatgctttagtcgttgaaaaaattgaagcggtaataccagatttaactgtAAGAGAAGTTTTGCAGTATTGTAGTTGGCCCAAAAAGCActgtgtaacagtatattaaatatgaacatcAGTATTGGTGGCTGGGtttttctaaaaacaaaaatgtgtgatATGACTTAATGCTAATATTAGATATAGTATCCGAAAGAGATCTAGAAAAGCCAGAGAGTTGTCTCTGGCATTatatggattaaaaaaaaatcccagacaCTCCTGTGCATGTATTCTACGGTATTATGGGTGTCCAGAAAGCCACAGTACATAATAAACAGTTTGACAATCATGGATATATGTGTAGTTTTCAGAGGACTTGATTGTCCATATTTCTACACTAATATGTTTTGATTTGACAGAAATTTGTTTCTGCATGTTTGTTGATAAGAAAATTTATGGAAATGATGTATACTCTTACTTATCTTGATGTGGATTAGTATTGGACTAGGCTGTACAGATTGTCTTTGTGACATGGTCTGTATTTGTGTTGGTAGTTTAGGGGTGGAGCCTGTTGATAAGGACGTGATTCGTCAGCCTCCTCGGCGAGTGCGTGACCCCATCATCACACGTGCCCTCATCATCAATATCATCGTCTCAGCCTTCATCATTGTCTCGGGGACGCTGTGGGTTTTCTGGAGAGAGGTGAGTCCTAGGATACAAGGTTGAAGTCAAGGGTCAGAGGGTAAGGGTTGAGGTCATCGGGTGCATTTGAACTTGTCACATCTATGGGGCTGTTAATTGTTTGGCGGTTTAATGTATTCTTTAGTAcaattttttggattggtgtacTCATTCATATGATAGCAGTTAGGTCTTTGAGTGGACAAAACAACATGTACGGTATGTAGAGCTTGAAAGAAACCACTGAACTTTACCAGGTACTGGACAAACATCTTATCTTAATGACACAGCTGAAATATGCAGCTAGAACTATATAGGGACACGAGACCTCAAGAGTTTGTCCCCTGGTGCTACGAATCCAAATCCATCCCATGCTCGCTTGCTCTCTGGTCTTATGTGGGAatatcttccagcaacctgcaggtggttgtgggttccctcCAGGTTCTGCTTGATtactttccaccataatgctggccgctgttacttaagtgaaatattctttaatacagtataaaacattAGACATTCATTATAATAAGAAGTCACCTGACGCGGCACACAAATGAGCATCATTAATGCTGACAATCAGACGTTTATTTGTGTCTTTATAATTATGTACATGCTCTTACCAGATAACAGTTtttaatctgtgtaaaatattatcaGTATGTTGTACAGTGTAATCTGGCTATAAGGTGCCTTGATATAGCGCAAAATCGGATATAACACGACGCAAATCTTGTCCCCCAAAAATGGGTGGTGTACTTCCATGTGAGAAGGTTTACATTTTGAATGAGAACAGCTAAAACAGCAAATGAACAAGGATTTTCACCAATAAATATGCGTAAATAGCACTACATCATTCGCTTCATTTCCTACTG
Proteins encoded in this window:
- the LOC135465547 gene encoding calcium-transporting ATPase type 2C member 1-like gives rise to the protein MSSAKDGQLSSTLDFRGEKLISVATTTTSTAVCVEGTGEMMRLMKSEEASQKSVEEVQAALDTDFNLGLNEAEVANRRRVHGWNEFEISQEEPLWKKFLSQFNNPLILLLLGSAFVSVCMKQFDDAVSITVAIIIVSTVAFVQEYRSEKSLEALTKLVPPKCHCLRQGNVETFLARELVPGDIVYLATGDRVPADIRLIEAVDLAVDESSFTGETQPVTKTTAPVWNGHKQGNGIAQRNCVAFMGTLVRCGRGKGIVIGIGENSEFGEVFKMMQGQEAPKTPLQISMDTLGKQLSFYSFCIIGVIMLLGWIQGRKILDMFTIGVSLAVAAIPEGLPIVVTVTLALGVMRMAKRKAIVKKLPIVETLGCVNVICSDKTGTLTKNEMTITQMYTADGKYAEVSGVGYNGDGHVTCDNEEVREQSHPGFTKLLEIGCVCNNADIRDGVLRGQPTEGSFIAAAWKMNLYNITQRYTRLQEWPFNSDTKYMAVKCMDRFSQVKEEVYFVKGALEVVLSMCTRYYDNGLAVPLEVRQRKAYLSAESQMGVAGLRVLGLAYGPQLTDLVFVGMVGIIDPPRPGVREAVRELITGGVSIKMLTGDSEETAKAIGSRLGLYSVGGHTLNGDQVDNMDITQLQRVISSVSVFYRTSPRHKHKIVKALQSNGQIVGMTGDGVNDAVALRSADIGISMGRSGTDVSKEAADVILVDDEFSIIMSAIEEGKAIFYNIRNFVRFQLSTSIAALSLITLSTLMRLPNPLNAMQILWINIIMDGPPAQSLGVEPVDKDVIRQPPRRVRDPIITRALIINIIVSAFIIVSGTLWVFWREMSDNKITPRDTTMTFTCFVFFDMFNALSCRSQNKSILSVGMFSNRMFLLAVGGSIVGQLLVIYFPPLQKVFQTEALYLSDFIFLIILTSSVFVVAEVRKWMNRHNERKRRLQEESIYYMENMV